A section of the Gallus gallus isolate bGalGal1 chromosome 4, bGalGal1.mat.broiler.GRCg7b, whole genome shotgun sequence genome encodes:
- the LARP7 gene encoding la-related protein 7 isoform X3: MKKLTTDGKLIARAVKSSSVVELDLEGTRIRRRRPLGERPKDVDSRTVYVELLPKNVNHSWIERVFGKCGNVVYVSIPRYKSTGDPKGFAFVEFETKEQAEKAIEFLNNPPEEAPRKPGMFPKTVKNKPVPTLNTSNSSVVEEKKKKKKKKSKIKKEGSVQAAVEAKESNVNTTTEQAPKSKRHRTSSECSEMGGTEVHRQLSKREKRKWDRSESSEVPVESRPGKRKRSSSGDGETSVAKVKKTVQKDEVHPVKEETTEAPKDSNEVPLEDDKDGDKKDTSLSKSKRKHKKKHKERHKMGEEVIPLRVLSKTEWMDLKQEYLALQKASMASLKKTMSQIKPEPVGEMETNSCAPKNLQCKNGESTSEDGAPPVKANTMGPQFVSGVIVKIISTEPLPGRKQIKDALAMLADVAYVDMLEGDTECHVRFNTPEDAQTVMKSHKDLQIKNNWKYEILTGDNEQRYWQKILVDRQAKLNQPREKKRGTEKLIAKAERMRLEKTQQTSKHIRFSEDN, from the exons gaGCTTCTTCCCAAAAATGTCAATCACAGTTGGATTGAGAGGGTGTTTGGGAAGTGTGGCAATGTAGTTTATGTCAGCATACCCCGGTATAAATCTACTGGTGATCCAAAGGGATTTGCTTTTGTTGAATTTGAAACTaaagagcaagcagaaaaaGCTATTGAG tttctgAATAATCCTCCCGAAGAAGCACCGCGGAAACCCGGGATGTTCCCCAAAACAGTAAAGAATAAGCCTGTCCCTACACTGAATACAAGTAACAGCAGCGTAGTGG aggagaagaaaaagaagaaaaaaaagaaatccaaaattAAGAAAGAAGGCAGTGTACAGGCAGCTGTAGAGGCAAAGGAATCTAATGTGAACACTACAACAGAGCAAGCACCCAAGTCAAAAAGGCACAGAACCTCATCGGAATGTTCAGAAATGGGGGGAACTGAGGTTCACAGACAGCTctcaaaaagagagaaaagaaaatgggacaGATCAGAAAGCTCAGAAGTACCTGTGGAAAGCAGgccaggaaagagaaaaagaagtagcTCTGGAGATGGTGAGACATCAGTTGCAAAAGTCAAGAAAACTGTTCAGAAGGATGAAGTTCATCCTGTAAAAGAGGAAACAACAGAAGCTCCAAAAGATTCTAATG AAGTTCCTCTGGAAGATGATAAAGATGGCGATAAAAAAGACACATCCCTTTCAAAatctaaaagaaaacataagaaaaaacacaaagaaagacaCAAGATGGGTGAAGAAGTTATTCCACTCAGAGTACTCTCAAA AACTGAATGGATGGATTTGAAGCAAGAATATTTGGCTCTTCAAAAAGCCAGCATGGCCTCCTTAAAGAAAACCATGTCCCAAATCAAACCTGAGCCCGTGGGAGAGATGGAAACGAATAGTTGTGCACCAAAAAATCTTCAGTGTAAAAATGGCGAAT CCACCAGTGAAGATGGTGCCCCTCCTGTCAAGGCTAACACAATGGGGCCCCAGTTTGTGAGTGGAGTAATTGTGAAGATCATTAGCACAGAGCCCCTGCCGGGCAGGAAGCAGATCAAG GATGCCTTGGCAATGCTGGCTGATGTTGCTTAtgttgacatgctagagggagACACAGAATGCCATGTCCGTTTTAATACTCCTGAGGATGCGCAGACGGTCATGAAATCTCACAAAGACCTGCAGATaaaaaacaactggaaataCGAAATTCTCACTG GTGATAATGAACAACGTTACTGGCAGAAGATTTTAGTGGACAGACAAGCTAAACTTAACCAGCCTCGAGAAAAGAAGCGGGGTACTGAAAAG ttgatTGCCAAAGCTGAAAGAATGAGACTTGAAAAGACTCAACAGACAAGTAAACATATTCGCTTCTCTGAAGATAACTAA